The Methanosphaera sp. BMS genome contains a region encoding:
- a CDS encoding right-handed parallel beta-helix repeat-containing protein yields the protein MKASYLLFLLMILLLSLSVVSADSNTTDVDDTTTSLVGEKTDNNQVEVYEDAKDIKKGAITTRLTRDNYNQYFKEDSKTNMTATTGLVYSGDTINLEGSFENVNFTLDKENLTLTSINKNAKLINCTVSVTAKNCRVSNLNINNTNEYGLGIFVNHTTNATVYNNTVFVQNLYAYGIVCDRMMNSTIESNNITSKRVDNPPLFSNYKQCAVVLTTSHHNSILNNRVNCTFANGIYLSVYGSVFMEGGYSDNNLIEGNYVLGGDTVWCYTIQVMGSNNVIRKNTVLGGHRGVSCEGNKNNTIIENNIHAIMQAVHTSGICTVVNNNITVDQSAVGVYTGDANVTIENNRINSVNSPAIKIASSNVKINGNVITSSNSYGIYSKGAHKNINITNNNITSQETGILFEKQSKTKRVNNILVHNNKINSKSTYAIDFSQAGSLQEDEIHVNVTKNNVLLSSKGSGLVNAYLPPTALIGSVVVEKGINATVTMSNYHTYFNAEGISKPVITPNSNITLKGVFNDVDFQFTNQVNVVGQNCIINMGSIILSEDASLSSLRNIRINNTKKTNNVNRHAIELIEVNNCNITNITIDNYDLAESIGILVYSSSGNTISNNNISTSGNYVNDGIFIYTSDINTIKNNTVLINQGNNPYEDYGEIMFSERLGTIKNIQHEHAIVMIYSSSNAIDHNIISSKSQFKSYIRPSEELQNSLTGIKIYYDSHSNNVTYNQVYLDSYAPYTIGMSVVGAPTASTLLRLNSSNNLFRKNTVKVLGGYSTTGFIAGTNSVDTTVNQNTLTITPRRSAKYYADYGYGLVLNSTARLNFTNNNVTSKASSTYNVLLDHSNYNKICENIFKVKGTKPYGVASTLSTHNTIRENIFDITMKNYGTTTPIDEQVIDSGDYGVYLSKKSHNNSITANTIKTNALWAVMVGEDCVQNNITNNSLQSNKTFGDRAVKNESKALIQNNYLYPIKCSAKNVDGIVGSNITLIAYMSSRTKDLSNVTATFRLGDVVVGKSKITDGKVSVVYQIPSYWRAANYDIIVVMGGTNFQNSTARATATITKNATKTVITANKVLGTPGSTVQMNATVRDIYGNNMNGKVDFILNGTKVATKTLTDGKATYSHKIPSNSPITTIPLVIKYQGNDQFAPSELSTILGIQNKVTATVYYSNATIGSPIVFKAKFTQNGKALTGGKVAVKINGLTIGTCNIINGMATYNYVIPVGYSVFQKHVVQFVYGGTDTLTSARAERAFDVYPMKTVIQLNRTSAKVGQNITMKVRITNESLTHNAVSGKVALKIKGVTVKDADGNPIVAVPQKGIVNIKIPITKSLIGNNTITVTYSGNNRLTGARVDFKDILVVSS from the coding sequence ATGAAGGCTAGTTATTTATTATTTCTTCTGATGATATTGCTTCTATCATTATCTGTAGTATCGGCAGATTCAAACACTACTGATGTTGACGATACGACTACTTCACTTGTCGGTGAAAAAACAGATAATAATCAAGTAGAAGTTTATGAAGATGCAAAAGACATTAAGAAAGGGGCAATTACAACCAGGCTAACAAGGGATAATTATAACCAATACTTCAAGGAAGATTCAAAAACAAACATGACAGCCACTACGGGACTTGTCTATAGCGGGGATACCATCAACTTGGAAGGAAGCTTTGAAAACGTCAATTTCACCTTGGACAAAGAGAATCTGACATTGACCAGCATAAATAAAAACGCTAAACTTATCAACTGTACGGTATCCGTAACTGCCAAAAACTGCAGGGTATCAAACCTCAACATCAATAATACGAACGAGTACGGTTTGGGAATATTCGTCAACCATACAACCAACGCCACGGTATATAATAACACGGTATTCGTACAGAACCTATATGCATACGGCATAGTATGTGACAGGATGATGAATTCAACAATAGAATCCAACAACATAACCAGTAAAAGGGTTGATAATCCCCCTTTATTTTCAAACTATAAGCAGTGTGCGGTGGTATTGACAACATCCCACCACAACAGCATACTCAACAATAGGGTAAACTGTACATTCGCAAACGGCATATATCTGAGCGTCTACGGCTCAGTATTTATGGAGGGAGGATACAGCGATAACAACCTCATCGAGGGAAACTATGTCCTGGGTGGAGATACGGTATGGTGCTATACTATACAAGTCATGGGTTCAAACAACGTCATAAGAAAAAACACGGTACTTGGTGGACATAGGGGAGTGTCCTGTGAGGGAAATAAGAACAACACTATCATAGAAAACAACATTCATGCAATTATGCAGGCAGTACATACGAGTGGAATATGTACTGTAGTAAACAACAACATTACTGTAGATCAGTCAGCCGTAGGTGTTTATACCGGAGATGCTAATGTAACAATAGAAAATAATAGAATTAACTCAGTCAACTCTCCGGCAATAAAGATAGCTTCAAGCAACGTAAAGATAAACGGCAACGTCATCACTTCATCAAACAGCTATGGAATATACTCCAAAGGAGCCCATAAGAACATCAACATAACAAACAACAACATCACCAGTCAGGAAACAGGAATACTCTTTGAAAAACAGTCAAAGACTAAACGTGTAAACAACATACTTGTACATAATAACAAGATAAACTCAAAATCAACATATGCGATAGACTTCTCACAGGCCGGCTCCCTTCAAGAGGATGAAATCCATGTAAACGTAACAAAAAACAATGTACTGTTATCAAGTAAGGGAAGTGGACTGGTAAATGCTTATCTGCCACCAACGGCACTAATCGGTTCTGTTGTGGTTGAAAAGGGAATCAATGCAACAGTAACTATGTCCAACTACCATACATACTTCAACGCCGAAGGTATCTCAAAGCCTGTAATTACTCCAAACTCAAACATCACCCTAAAAGGAGTGTTTAATGACGTTGATTTCCAGTTTACAAATCAGGTAAATGTCGTCGGACAAAACTGTATCATCAACATGGGAAGCATAATATTATCTGAGGATGCATCACTAAGCAGTCTGAGAAATATCAGAATAAACAATACCAAAAAAACGAACAACGTAAACAGACATGCAATAGAACTTATCGAGGTAAACAATTGTAACATAACCAACATAACAATAGACAATTATGACTTGGCCGAAAGTATTGGAATACTGGTATATTCATCCAGTGGAAATACAATATCCAACAATAACATCTCAACAAGTGGAAACTACGTAAATGATGGAATATTCATATACACATCGGACATAAACACCATTAAAAACAACACAGTCCTCATCAACCAGGGCAATAATCCTTATGAGGATTATGGAGAGATAATGTTTAGCGAAAGGCTTGGAACAATAAAGAATATCCAGCATGAACACGCTATAGTTATGATATATTCCTCATCAAATGCAATAGACCATAATATCATAAGCAGCAAATCCCAATTTAAGTCTTATATCCGTCCAAGCGAGGAGTTACAAAACAGTTTGACAGGTATAAAAATCTACTATGACAGTCATTCAAACAACGTCACATACAATCAGGTATACCTTGACAGTTATGCACCATACACCATTGGAATGAGTGTTGTGGGAGCTCCTACTGCCAGTACGCTTCTCCGATTGAACTCATCAAACAACCTCTTTAGAAAAAATACGGTCAAGGTTCTTGGAGGATACTCCACAACCGGATTTATCGCAGGAACAAACAGTGTTGACACAACAGTCAATCAGAACACCCTCACAATAACACCTAGAAGAAGTGCAAAATACTACGCCGATTACGGCTATGGATTAGTACTTAATTCAACTGCACGCTTAAACTTTACAAACAACAACGTTACCAGTAAGGCATCCTCCACATATAATGTCCTCTTGGATCATTCAAATTACAACAAAATATGTGAAAACATATTCAAGGTGAAGGGAACAAAACCATATGGAGTTGCAAGTACTCTTTCAACACATAACACCATCAGAGAAAACATATTCGACATAACTATGAAAAACTATGGAACAACCACTCCAATTGACGAACAGGTAATAGACAGTGGTGACTATGGGGTATATCTAAGTAAAAAATCACACAATAATTCAATAACGGCCAATACGATAAAAACCAATGCATTATGGGCTGTGATGGTTGGAGAGGATTGCGTACAAAACAACATAACAAACAATTCGCTTCAATCAAACAAGACATTCGGTGACAGGGCAGTAAAAAATGAATCAAAAGCATTGATTCAAAACAATTACCTATATCCAATAAAGTGCAGTGCAAAGAATGTTGATGGAATTGTCGGTTCAAACATTACTCTAATAGCATATATGAGTTCAAGAACAAAAGACTTATCCAACGTAACGGCAACATTCAGGTTAGGTGATGTTGTAGTGGGAAAAAGCAAGATAACCGATGGAAAGGTAAGTGTTGTCTATCAGATACCTTCCTATTGGAGAGCTGCCAATTATGATATTATCGTAGTGATGGGTGGTACGAACTTCCAGAACTCAACTGCACGTGCAACAGCCACAATAACCAAAAATGCAACAAAGACTGTCATAACTGCAAATAAGGTACTTGGAACTCCGGGTTCAACAGTTCAAATGAATGCCACAGTAAGGGATATATATGGAAACAACATGAACGGCAAGGTGGACTTCATATTAAACGGTACAAAAGTTGCCACAAAAACCTTAACTGATGGAAAGGCAACTTACTCTCATAAAATACCTTCAAACAGTCCTATTACAACAATACCTCTTGTAATAAAATATCAGGGAAATGATCAATTCGCTCCTTCAGAGTTATCAACAATACTTGGCATACAAAACAAGGTAACGGCCACGGTATACTACTCCAATGCAACAATCGGTTCACCTATCGTCTTCAAGGCAAAATTCACACAAAACGGCAAGGCATTAACCGGTGGAAAGGTGGCAGTAAAAATCAATGGATTAACAATAGGAACATGCAACATCATAAATGGAATGGCAACATACAACTATGTAATACCGGTAGGCTACAGTGTATTCCAGAAACACGTCGTACAGTTTGTATATGGTGGAACAGATACGTTGACATCTGCCAGAGCAGAAAGGGCATTTGATGTATATCCTATGAAGACGGTGATACAGTTAAACAGGACAAGTGCTAAGGTCGGTCAAAATATCACCATGAAAGTACGCATAACCAATGAATCATTAACTCATAACGCGGTATCTGGTAAGGTGGCACTAAAAATTAAGGGCGTAACTGTAAAAGATGCCGACGGCAATCCAATAGTTGCCGTTCCACAGAAAGGTATAGTGAATATTAAAATACCTATAACAAAGTCACTGATAGGAAACAATACGATCACTGTGACATATAGTGGAAATAACCGTTTAACAGGTGCAAGAGTAGACTTTAAGGACATACTTGTGGTTAGCAGTTAA
- a CDS encoding Ig-like domain-containing protein — MSKKHIVIFMALLVFCMSVAVAADTNDTASVNSDVADTVEVDTSNVQTQTVASVREDNNQKIVKESKTVKNDENDPVLVTTSTQFDDLFEDVSTNIHQIKSEYTGKTIKINTDITKNEQSYIINILITLTSDNNNTIDLNTSNGYENTIIPRWTSINFTSGASGSRISNMQFYNTQIFVKGANDIEFYNNTLNNGASFSGAQCSLVAGNTFTGTVTIAKNSTVKNNIFYKTATINQNSDIIDNQFNGTVTIKKYSNVKDNIFNDTVTINEYSNVTNNIFRSDVILKNNVNFKNNNAENSTVYVIGANCDLCGNRINTLVISAYPVYVCRDNIFTNYPTDPNISWYFHGSRNSNLDKNYLRSVKTSSVTEGIEYEEIDIDDEETFLKYFRYQEQGEAWLPLGTHITGNTRFKLGYFPEKGKLFYLMLPVYGQYMDSHFSIVGKNNLTLNNVGFYVVGTHCSISNFNLVYDLEDETDNIQPVACQDFGMSGCYIEFDNLNITLNCEYGTINTVFGTTKSNNLGNIILQNSTINVKCPASSFAVISNNAENTKILNNIINIEEKYNVGDNPYIIGIYGDVNSTLNHNSNNVTCINNIINMNGESTLIAIKIGGNTNTITNNNITVTTTGTANGVELTGNDNIVKNNKISANDKTGNDAVTATGENNIVENNTASEADTRIPTSIELNYDGTPIDVGQQLVIRGAFKAGKDETGAEDIKVYDNNELIATINTIDEFGTITYAYIPTVSGSHNITFAFEGNDTCKNTSTTITVEVNEVIEPTKEYTLKVDTTEFTQGETTTITASIYYGDENEQEIATNISKGKISFKVNGKTLKDANGKVIYAKVVNGTATIENYPIPESWKEGSTIQAVYSGSTDLEKMSSEKTEITITTTEPTITTEDITTQAGAIITLKATINTDVTINTGKIVFKINGKTVKDTNGKVIYAKVSNNEVTVEYTLPEEYTTGTYNITAVFISPDYERLEDTKTLTITA, encoded by the coding sequence TTGAGTAAGAAACATATAGTTATCTTCATGGCATTACTTGTTTTTTGTATGAGTGTAGCAGTAGCAGCAGATACTAATGACACTGCCAGTGTTAACTCTGATGTAGCTGATACAGTTGAAGTAGATACAAGTAATGTTCAAACACAGACAGTTGCAAGTGTAAGGGAAGATAATAATCAAAAAATAGTTAAAGAAAGTAAAACGGTTAAAAACGATGAAAATGACCCTGTACTTGTAACTACAAGTACACAGTTTGATGATTTATTTGAGGATGTGTCTACAAATATACATCAAATTAAAAGTGAATATACTGGTAAAACAATTAAAATCAATACTGATATAACAAAAAATGAACAGTCATACATTATTAATATTCTTATAACATTAACCAGTGACAATAATAATACCATTGACTTAAATACCAGTAACGGTTATGAAAATACTATTATACCACGTTGGACTTCTATAAACTTTACAAGTGGAGCATCAGGTTCCAGAATAAGTAATATGCAATTTTATAATACACAAATATTTGTAAAAGGAGCTAATGATATAGAATTCTATAACAACACATTAAACAACGGTGCATCATTTAGTGGAGCACAATGTAGTCTTGTAGCAGGAAACACATTCACAGGAACAGTAACCATAGCAAAAAATTCAACCGTAAAAAACAACATATTCTACAAAACAGCAACAATAAATCAAAACTCTGACATAATAGACAACCAATTTAATGGTACAGTAACAATTAAAAAATACTCAAACGTTAAGGACAATATATTCAATGACACAGTAACAATAAATGAATACTCTAACGTTACAAACAACATATTCCGATCAGATGTTATACTAAAAAATAATGTAAACTTCAAAAATAATAACGCAGAAAACTCAACAGTATATGTAATTGGTGCAAATTGTGATTTATGTGGAAATAGGATTAATACATTAGTAATTTCTGCATACCCAGTTTATGTTTGTAGAGATAATATTTTTACTAATTATCCAACAGATCCAAATATTTCCTGGTATTTTCATGGTTCAAGAAATAGTAATTTAGATAAAAACTATTTACGTTCAGTAAAAACCTCAAGTGTAACAGAGGGAATAGAGTATGAAGAAATTGATATTGATGATGAAGAAACTTTTTTAAAATACTTCCGTTATCAAGAACAAGGTGAGGCATGGTTACCTCTTGGTACACACATTACTGGAAATACAAGATTTAAATTAGGTTATTTCCCAGAAAAAGGTAAATTATTTTATTTAATGCTTCCAGTTTATGGTCAATATATGGACAGTCACTTTTCAATAGTTGGGAAGAATAATCTTACATTAAATAACGTTGGTTTTTATGTTGTTGGAACACATTGTTCCATATCCAATTTTAATTTAGTTTATGACTTAGAAGATGAAACTGACAATATACAACCAGTTGCTTGCCAAGATTTTGGTATGTCTGGTTGTTATATTGAGTTTGATAATTTAAATATTACCTTAAACTGTGAATATGGAACAATTAACACAGTCTTTGGAACAACTAAATCAAATAATTTGGGTAATATAATTCTTCAAAATTCAACAATTAATGTTAAATGTCCAGCTAGCTCATTTGCAGTAATAAGTAACAATGCAGAGAATACTAAAATATTAAACAATATAATTAACATTGAAGAAAAGTATAATGTTGGTGATAATCCTTATATTATAGGAATATATGGGGATGTAAATTCTACTTTAAACCACAATTCCAATAATGTAACTTGTATTAATAATATAATTAATATGAATGGTGAATCCACACTCATAGCAATAAAAATAGGGGGTAACACCAATACAATTACAAACAACAACATAACAGTAACCACAACAGGAACAGCAAACGGAGTAGAACTCACAGGAAACGACAACATAGTAAAAAACAATAAAATATCCGCTAATGACAAAACAGGTAACGATGCAGTAACTGCAACCGGCGAAAACAATATAGTGGAAAACAATACCGCATCTGAAGCTGATACCCGTATACCTACAAGCATCGAATTAAACTATGATGGCACTCCTATTGATGTGGGACAACAATTAGTTATTCGTGGAGCATTCAAGGCAGGTAAAGATGAAACAGGTGCCGAAGACATCAAAGTATATGATAACAACGAATTGATTGCAACCATCAATACCATTGATGAATTTGGTACAATCACATATGCATATATTCCAACAGTAAGTGGAAGTCATAATATAACCTTTGCATTTGAAGGAAATGACACCTGCAAAAATACATCCACCACCATAACAGTAGAAGTAAATGAAGTAATAGAACCAACAAAAGAATACACACTTAAAGTAGACACAACCGAATTCACACAAGGTGAAACCACAACAATCACAGCAAGTATATACTATGGCGATGAAAACGAACAAGAAATAGCAACAAACATAAGCAAAGGAAAAATATCATTCAAAGTAAATGGTAAAACACTTAAAGATGCTAACGGTAAGGTAATCTACGCCAAAGTAGTAAACGGTACGGCAACAATAGAAAACTACCCAATACCAGAATCATGGAAGGAAGGTTCAACCATACAAGCCGTATACTCAGGATCAACTGATCTTGAAAAAATGTCAAGCGAAAAAACAGAAATCACAATAACCACAACCGAACCAACAATCACAACAGAAGACATAACCACTCAAGCCGGAGCTATAATCACACTCAAAGCAACAATAAACACCGACGTCACAATAAACACCGGTAAAATAGTCTTCAAAATAAACGGAAAAACAGTAAAAGACACAAACGGCAAAGTAATCTATGCCAAAGTATCAAACAACGAGGTAACAGTAGAATACACATTACCAGAAGAATACACCACAGGCACATACAACATCACAGCCGTATTTATCTCACCAGACTATGAACGCCTGGAAGATACCAAAACCTTGACAATCACAGCATAA
- a CDS encoding nucleotidyltransferase domain-containing protein, whose protein sequence is MFNRIKIAKNFAKRIKSDKINQIILFGSVARGDDGEDSDIDILIISPNLNEIQDDVDDEVVEVILETNQFISAHLMTTEHFNKTKSNSFLRNVLKDGVVIG, encoded by the coding sequence ATGTTTAATAGGATTAAAATTGCCAAAAATTTTGCAAAAAGAATTAAATCGGATAAGATTAATCAAATTATATTGTTTGGATCGGTGGCACGTGGGGATGATGGGGAAGATTCTGATATAGATATATTAATTATATCACCAAATTTAAATGAAATTCAAGATGACGTGGATGATGAGGTAGTTGAAGTTATTTTAGAAACAAATCAATTTATATCTGCTCATTTAATGACTACAGAACATTTTAATAAAACCAAAAGTAATTCTTTTTTAAGAAATGTTCTAAAGGACGGTGTTGTAATTGGATGA
- a CDS encoding HEPN domain-containing protein: MDEVEGYVKLSQEHIESSLILLEAKKYRSSISSSYYAMFSIAKALLIKEGIETSKHSGVTSFFGQYIVKGKGFDKTVYKYLTRAKTYRKQADYDCTTELDESDAKTIYNRAIIFIQESKKFL, from the coding sequence TTGGATGAAGTTGAGGGATATGTTAAATTAAGTCAGGAACATATTGAATCTAGTCTAATATTGCTTGAAGCAAAGAAATATCGAAGTTCAATATCTAGTTCTTATTATGCAATGTTTTCAATAGCAAAAGCATTACTTATTAAAGAAGGTATTGAAACTTCAAAACATTCTGGTGTTACAAGTTTCTTTGGTCAATATATTGTAAAAGGTAAAGGTTTTGATAAAACGGTATACAAATATCTCACTCGAGCTAAAACCTATAGGAAGCAAGCGGATTATGATTGTACTACTGAATTGGATGAAAGTGATGCAAAAACTATTTATAATCGTGCCATAATTTTTATTCAAGAATCAAAAAAGTTTTTATAA
- a CDS encoding dihydroorotate dehydrogenase → MLKTDILGMKLSNPLFLAAGILGTTASSMRMVAESGAGGIVTKSFSLEANDGYDNPTIVKIEGGVINSVGLASPGVEEKTKELIELEDIRDKTPVVASIYGDSEEVFCEVAKRTREYVDAFELNVSCPHAKCGFGSNIGENPDMTYDIVKAVKDEIKDTPIIVKLTPNVTDITEIAKAAENAGADALTLINSVGPGLRIDYKTSRPILNNVLGGIAGPMIKPIALKCVYKTYQTVDIPIFGVGGIRDYKDALEFFYAGASLLQIGTSIMYDGPEIFSKISQDLEAFLEEEGYNSISEIIGLTHRLE, encoded by the coding sequence ATGTTGAAAACAGATATTCTTGGTATGAAATTATCCAATCCCCTCTTTTTGGCAGCGGGTATTCTCGGAACTACTGCTAGTAGTATGAGGATGGTTGCTGAATCCGGAGCAGGGGGAATTGTAACAAAGTCGTTTAGTCTTGAAGCTAATGACGGTTATGATAATCCGACAATAGTAAAGATTGAAGGTGGAGTAATTAACTCCGTTGGACTTGCCAGTCCTGGAGTGGAGGAAAAAACAAAGGAACTAATTGAATTGGAGGATATTCGTGATAAGACACCTGTAGTTGCATCAATATATGGTGATAGTGAAGAGGTATTCTGTGAAGTGGCCAAGCGTACAAGGGAGTATGTTGATGCTTTTGAATTGAATGTCTCATGTCCTCATGCAAAGTGTGGCTTTGGATCAAATATTGGTGAAAATCCGGACATGACATATGACATCGTCAAGGCAGTCAAGGATGAAATAAAAGACACTCCTATAATTGTAAAGCTAACGCCTAACGTGACTGATATTACAGAAATAGCCAAAGCAGCAGAAAATGCGGGGGCTGATGCTCTTACGTTAATCAACAGTGTGGGTCCGGGTCTTCGAATAGACTATAAGACGTCCCGGCCAATACTTAACAATGTACTGGGTGGTATTGCAGGGCCAATGATAAAGCCGATAGCATTGAAGTGTGTCTATAAGACATATCAGACTGTGGACATTCCAATATTTGGGGTTGGTGGAATACGTGACTATAAGGATGCATTGGAATTTTTCTATGCAGGTGCAAGTCTGCTGCAGATAGGTACATCCATAATGTATGACGGACCGGAGATATTCAGTAAGATATCACAGGACTTGGAAGCATTTCTTGAAGAAGAAGGATATAATAGTATAAGTGAGATTATAGGATTAACTCATAGATTAGAGTAG
- a CDS encoding dihydroorotate dehydrogenase electron transfer subunit encodes MISNVYDDEVPKVVKIKETIIETPTVKTFIFPFEITDDIHPGQFVMVWDLSNEKPMTISIIDKENNLMGITVRKAGPFTNNLYDNVDVGDYLGIRGPYGHGYDLSGYKRILAVGGGSGVASLGPIASFYDNVEFISAASCKDELVFVDRFDKLEIDVRECTDDGSCGYKGFSTQLADELLSTGDYDIVIGCGPEIMSYKLYELADKYDIDCQLALDRYMKCGLGICGQCCMDDTGWRVCVEGPVFDKKQLGMLSEFGKYRRDASGSIVDY; translated from the coding sequence GTGATAAGTAACGTTTATGATGATGAGGTGCCAAAGGTTGTTAAAATTAAGGAAACAATAATTGAAACACCAACGGTTAAGACATTCATATTTCCCTTTGAAATTACGGATGATATTCATCCTGGACAATTTGTAATGGTATGGGATTTAAGCAATGAAAAGCCGATGACCATTTCAATTATTGATAAAGAAAATAATCTCATGGGAATTACCGTCCGTAAAGCGGGACCGTTTACAAATAATCTGTATGATAATGTGGATGTCGGGGATTATCTGGGAATTCGTGGACCATATGGTCATGGATATGATCTGTCCGGTTATAAAAGGATATTGGCAGTTGGTGGAGGGTCAGGTGTTGCAAGTCTTGGACCGATAGCCTCATTCTATGATAATGTTGAGTTTATCTCGGCTGCCAGTTGCAAGGATGAACTGGTATTTGTCGATAGATTTGATAAGCTGGAAATAGATGTACGTGAGTGTACTGATGATGGCAGCTGTGGTTATAAGGGTTTCAGCACGCAACTGGCCGATGAGCTATTATCCACGGGGGACTATGATATAGTTATAGGCTGTGGACCTGAGATAATGTCCTATAAGTTGTATGAACTGGCAGATAAGTATGATATTGACTGTCAATTGGCACTTGACAGATATATGAAGTGTGGATTGGGTATATGTGGTCAGTGTTGTATGGATGATACCGGCTGGCGTGTATGTGTTGAAGGACCGGTCTTTGATAAAAAGCAGTTGGGTATGTTATCGGAGTTCGGTAAGTATCGACGTGATGCATCGGGCAGTATTGTTGATTATTAA
- a CDS encoding NAD(+)/NADH kinase, which produces MTLFINVDKYNKKAIRTKEKLISICKRHDLKICDNPEEAKLICSIGGDGTFLKSSKLATAPLIGINCGTLGYLTDINPDEIDKAINDLINKKYFIEERMMLKAEIIKENGEIIEIEDALNEIAISKNSFGVVRFDTIVNGRLINSYTADGIIVCTPTGSTAYNLSCGGPIVDPTACILTVTPIAAHTLLNRSVVFSDDALIEIKITELRNNTQAYVLSDGNPYEIRTNDTIRIRKSDKITKIVKLNWQSFVDTIHHKIK; this is translated from the coding sequence ATGACGCTCTTTATAAATGTCGATAAATATAACAAAAAAGCCATCCGAACAAAAGAAAAACTAATCTCAATATGCAAGAGACATGACCTGAAAATCTGTGATAATCCAGAAGAGGCTAAGCTGATCTGTTCAATCGGTGGAGACGGCACATTCTTAAAATCCTCAAAACTAGCAACAGCTCCCCTTATAGGAATAAACTGTGGAACATTAGGATATCTTACAGATATAAATCCGGATGAAATTGACAAGGCAATAAATGACCTGATTAATAAGAAATACTTCATCGAAGAACGTATGATGTTAAAGGCAGAAATAATAAAAGAAAATGGAGAAATTATAGAAATTGAAGATGCATTAAATGAAATAGCAATATCAAAAAATAGCTTTGGAGTAGTACGTTTCGATACAATAGTTAATGGACGATTAATCAATTCATACACGGCTGATGGAATAATAGTCTGTACCCCTACAGGTTCAACGGCATATAACCTATCATGTGGAGGACCGATAGTTGATCCAACAGCATGCATATTAACAGTCACCCCCATAGCAGCCCACACACTACTAAATAGAAGCGTAGTATTCTCAGACGATGCACTGATAGAAATTAAAATTACAGAACTTAGAAATAACACCCAGGCATATGTATTAAGTGACGGCAATCCCTATGAAATAAGAACAAATGACACAATCCGCATCAGAAAATCGGATAAAATAACAAAAATAGTCAAACTTAACTGGCAAAGCTTTGTAGATACCATCCACCACAAAATCAAATAG
- the hjc gene encoding Holliday junction resolvase Hjc yields the protein MSKKGSTEERDLVNRLWDAGFAAMRAPASGGATKRPLPDVLAGNGKLYLAIEVKSTRQEHIYIDQEKIENLIEFSNIFGATAYVGAKFIRKKWRFIKLEDLHVTRNGNYRVNVDLAFSKGLEFDEIIGESIQTKLI from the coding sequence ATGAGCAAAAAAGGTTCTACTGAAGAAAGAGACTTGGTAAACAGATTATGGGATGCCGGTTTTGCAGCTATGAGGGCACCGGCCAGTGGTGGTGCTACCAAAAGACCCCTTCCGGACGTACTTGCAGGAAACGGCAAATTATATTTGGCAATAGAAGTAAAATCCACAAGACAAGAACACATCTATATAGATCAAGAAAAGATTGAGAATCTGATTGAATTTTCTAACATATTCGGTGCAACAGCATATGTTGGTGCTAAGTTTATTCGTAAAAAATGGAGATTTATCAAACTTGAAGATCTACATGTGACACGTAACGGAAACTATAGGGTAAACGTTGACTTGGCATTCAGCAAAGGTTTGGAATTTGATGAAATAATAGGTGAAAGTATCCAAACAAAGTTAATTTAA